The sequence CGTGCTGTCGGCCTACGCGCGCGGCTTCATGGGCACCAAGGTCGTGGGCAACATCAACGTGGCGCTGGTCTTCGGGCTGCTGCAATTCGTGTCGACGTTCCTCATCGCCTGGTCGTACGAGCGGTACGCGCGCCGCAGGCTCGAACCGCTGGCCGCCGCCGTCGGCGCGTCGGAGGACGCGTCATGAGCGCCCCCCTGGTCCTCGCCACCTCGGAGAACGAGCACCGGACGATCTCGAT comes from Actinomadura rubteroloni and encodes:
- a CDS encoding DUF485 domain-containing protein, with protein sequence MTTDSPGTPSAPDQAAFLSLAESPEFARLRSAFRRFVLPMTVAFLVWYLLYVVLSAYARGFMGTKVVGNINVALVFGLLQFVSTFLIAWSYERYARRRLEPLAAAVGASEDAS